One genomic window of Limanda limanda chromosome 16, fLimLim1.1, whole genome shotgun sequence includes the following:
- the hao2 gene encoding hydroxyacid oxidase 2 isoform X2 translates to MNICNREGGRCAEMAMVCLTDFEEYAKEHLSKATWDYYAAGADECCTRDDNLLAYKRIRLRPRILRDVSVSDTRTTVQGTEISFPVGIAPTAFHCLAWHEGEVATARATEALNTCYITSTYSTCSVEEIVAAAPSGYRWFQLYVYRDRKLSEQIVHRVEALGYKALVLTVDVPYTGKRRNDIRNQFKLPPHLKVKNFDGVFQETAGPEDYGIPANTLDPSISWKDVYWLQSITRLPIIIKGILTKEDAELAVEHGVQGIIVSNHGGRQLDGGPASIDALSEIVDTVQGRIEVYVDGGIRTGSDVLKALALGAKCVFIGRPAVWGLAYKGEEGVREVLQILNDEFRLSMALSGCRNVAEINRNLIQFAKL, encoded by the exons ATGAACATTTGTAATCG AGAGGGGGGTCGCTGTGCAGAGATGGCAATGGTATGCCTGACAGATTTTGAGGAGTATGCCAAGGAGCATCTCTCAAAGGCCACCTGGGATTACTACGCAGCCGGAGCAGACGAATGCTGCACCAGGGACGACAATCTGCTGGCTTATAAAAG GATCCGTCTGAGGCCTCGGATCTTGCGGGACGTGTCGGTGAGCGACACCCGGACCACCGTGCAGGGGACAGAAATCAGTTTTCCAGTGGGCATCGCACCGACGGCCTTCCACTGCCTGGCCTGGCATGAGGGAGAGGTGGCCACAGCTCGGG CCACGGAGGCCCTGAACACCTGCTACATCACCAGCACCTACTCCACCTGCTCGGTGGAGGAGATCGTGGCAGCTGCACCGAGCGGATACCGCTGGTTCCAGCTGTACGTGTACCGGGACCGGAAGCTCTCAGAGCAGATAGTGCACCGTGTGGAGGCGCTGGGATACAAGGCCCTGGTCCTCACCGTCGATGTGCCCTACACCGGGAAGCGCCGCAACGACATCCGCAACCAGTTCAAGCTACCGCCTCACCTCAAGGTCAAGAACTTCGATGGAGTTTTCCAG GAGACTGCAGGACCAGAGGATTATGGGATCCCGGCCAATACCTTGGACCCATCTATCAGCTGGAAAGACGTGTACTGGCTGCAGTCCATCACCCGCCTGCCCATTATCATCAAGGGCATCCTGACCAAGGAGGACGCGGAGCTGGCCGTGGAGCACGGCGTCCAGGGCATCATTGTCTCAAACCACGGAGGGAGACAGTTGGATGGAGGACCGGCCTCG ATCGATGCGCTGTCAGAGATTGTGGACACGGTGCAAGGAAGGATCGAGGTCTATGTGGACGGAGGcatcaggacaggaagtgatgttttgAAAGCGCTGGCCTTGGGCGCCAAGTGTGTTTTCATTGGCCGTCCAGCAGTGTGGGGCCTTGCGTACAAG ggagaggagggagtgagggaggtaCTGCAAATCCTGAATGATGAATTCCGTCTGTCCATGGCTTTATCGG GCTGCAGGAACGTCGCTGAAATCAACAGGAACCTGATTCAGTTCGCCAAACTGTAA
- the hao2 gene encoding hydroxyacid oxidase 2 isoform X1, whose translation MNICNREGGRCAEMAMVCLTDFEEYAKEHLSKATWDYYAAGADECCTRDDNLLAYKRIRLRPRILRDVSVSDTRTTVQGTEISFPVGIAPTAFHCLAWHEGEVATARATEALNTCYITSTYSTCSVEEIVAAAPSGYRWFQLYVYRDRKLSEQIVHRVEALGYKALVLTVDVPYTGKRRNDIRNQFKLPPHLKVKNFDGVFQQETAGPEDYGIPANTLDPSISWKDVYWLQSITRLPIIIKGILTKEDAELAVEHGVQGIIVSNHGGRQLDGGPASIDALSEIVDTVQGRIEVYVDGGIRTGSDVLKALALGAKCVFIGRPAVWGLAYKGEEGVREVLQILNDEFRLSMALSGCRNVAEINRNLIQFAKL comes from the exons ATGAACATTTGTAATCG AGAGGGGGGTCGCTGTGCAGAGATGGCAATGGTATGCCTGACAGATTTTGAGGAGTATGCCAAGGAGCATCTCTCAAAGGCCACCTGGGATTACTACGCAGCCGGAGCAGACGAATGCTGCACCAGGGACGACAATCTGCTGGCTTATAAAAG GATCCGTCTGAGGCCTCGGATCTTGCGGGACGTGTCGGTGAGCGACACCCGGACCACCGTGCAGGGGACAGAAATCAGTTTTCCAGTGGGCATCGCACCGACGGCCTTCCACTGCCTGGCCTGGCATGAGGGAGAGGTGGCCACAGCTCGGG CCACGGAGGCCCTGAACACCTGCTACATCACCAGCACCTACTCCACCTGCTCGGTGGAGGAGATCGTGGCAGCTGCACCGAGCGGATACCGCTGGTTCCAGCTGTACGTGTACCGGGACCGGAAGCTCTCAGAGCAGATAGTGCACCGTGTGGAGGCGCTGGGATACAAGGCCCTGGTCCTCACCGTCGATGTGCCCTACACCGGGAAGCGCCGCAACGACATCCGCAACCAGTTCAAGCTACCGCCTCACCTCAAGGTCAAGAACTTCGATGGAGTTTTCCAG CAGGAGACTGCAGGACCAGAGGATTATGGGATCCCGGCCAATACCTTGGACCCATCTATCAGCTGGAAAGACGTGTACTGGCTGCAGTCCATCACCCGCCTGCCCATTATCATCAAGGGCATCCTGACCAAGGAGGACGCGGAGCTGGCCGTGGAGCACGGCGTCCAGGGCATCATTGTCTCAAACCACGGAGGGAGACAGTTGGATGGAGGACCGGCCTCG ATCGATGCGCTGTCAGAGATTGTGGACACGGTGCAAGGAAGGATCGAGGTCTATGTGGACGGAGGcatcaggacaggaagtgatgttttgAAAGCGCTGGCCTTGGGCGCCAAGTGTGTTTTCATTGGCCGTCCAGCAGTGTGGGGCCTTGCGTACAAG ggagaggagggagtgagggaggtaCTGCAAATCCTGAATGATGAATTCCGTCTGTCCATGGCTTTATCGG GCTGCAGGAACGTCGCTGAAATCAACAGGAACCTGATTCAGTTCGCCAAACTGTAA